The following coding sequences lie in one Cronobacter universalis NCTC 9529 genomic window:
- a CDS encoding TetR/AcrR family transcriptional regulator: MSENRTRQRLSRDARHTQLVEVAWRIIREEGTEALTLGRLAERAGVTKPVVYDHFTSRSGLLAALYHEYEVRQNRKMDEAIARAEPELSPLAVVIADAYIDCALLQGREMPNVMAALTGTPELEKLRQDYAVDFIAKCRALFAPLRADKALRDAALWAMFGAAEGLSWAVTIGAIDADQAKAELRDAIVGMVERE; the protein is encoded by the coding sequence ATGTCCGAAAACCGCACGCGTCAGCGGCTGAGCCGCGATGCGCGTCACACCCAGCTTGTCGAAGTGGCCTGGCGGATTATTCGTGAAGAAGGCACCGAGGCGCTGACGCTCGGCAGACTGGCGGAACGGGCGGGCGTTACGAAACCGGTGGTCTACGATCATTTCACCAGCCGCTCCGGCCTGCTGGCGGCGCTTTATCACGAGTATGAGGTGCGCCAGAACCGCAAAATGGACGAGGCGATCGCGCGCGCGGAACCTGAACTGTCGCCGCTGGCCGTGGTGATTGCCGATGCCTATATCGACTGCGCGCTGTTGCAGGGACGCGAGATGCCGAACGTGATGGCGGCGCTCACCGGTACGCCGGAACTTGAAAAACTGCGTCAGGATTACGCGGTCGATTTTATCGCGAAATGCCGCGCGTTGTTTGCGCCGCTGCGGGCGGATAAGGCGCTGCGGGACGCCGCGCTGTGGGCGATGTTCGGCGCCGCCGAAGGGCTCTCCTGGGCCGTGACGATTGGCGCGATTGATGCCGATCAGGCGAAAGCGGAGTTGCGCGACGCGATTGTCGGGATGGTGGAAAGGGAATAA
- a CDS encoding NADPH-quinone reductase: MHALIVVSHPLTSSLTHRVAHALAEGITSTHRGNSAEIADLTREGFSPVFNENDYAAFMKTAPLPPDVAREQARIDNADALALVFPVYWWSMPGLLKGWIDRVFANGWAYEESPEGKVVKKLGHLPVHLVSIGGADRKTFDKHGYHQAWDTQIAHGIFDYCGAPVVTNETLFLPDLSTPDVALEQARALGARVFAAPV, from the coding sequence ATGCACGCATTAATCGTCGTTTCCCATCCGTTAACGTCATCCCTGACCCACCGCGTGGCGCACGCGCTGGCTGAAGGTATTACCAGTACCCACCGCGGAAACAGCGCCGAAATTGCCGATCTCACCCGCGAGGGCTTCAGTCCGGTCTTTAATGAGAACGACTACGCCGCGTTTATGAAAACCGCGCCGCTGCCGCCGGATGTCGCCCGCGAGCAGGCACGCATCGATAACGCCGACGCGCTGGCGCTGGTGTTTCCGGTGTACTGGTGGTCGATGCCGGGGCTGCTGAAAGGCTGGATCGATCGCGTATTCGCGAACGGCTGGGCGTATGAAGAGAGCCCGGAAGGAAAGGTAGTCAAAAAACTGGGACACCTGCCGGTGCACCTGGTGAGCATCGGCGGCGCGGATCGCAAAACCTTCGATAAACACGGCTATCACCAGGCCTGGGACACGCAAATTGCCCACGGGATTTTCGATTACTGCGGCGCGCCGGTGGTAACCAACGAGACGCTGTTTCTGCCGGATCTCAGCACGCCGGACGTCGCCCTGGAACAGGCCCGCGCGCTGGGCGCAAGGGTTTTTGCCGCGCCAGTGTAA